One genomic segment of Leptolyngbya sp. 'hensonii' includes these proteins:
- a CDS encoding Zn-dependent hydrolase: MSSRLISFPVINRDRLIHSIEELAQIGQIGSGGVRRLAFSAEDICARNLVQHWMTEAGMIVRVDAAGNIIGRSSGLLPEAPALATGSHIDTVPTGGRYDGALGVLAGLEVARVLQEQNLRLNHPFEVIVFSDEESSMIGSKAISGRTVADPTGYVTLEGINIQSCLEQVGGSWGDLHLAQRHRQDMVAFLELHVEQGPMLESLGQEIGVVTGIVGQRRYLITVRGRASHAGSTPMSMRQDAMVAAAQIVLAVNRLANAHGEQVATVGQLQVFPNAANVIPGRVEMSLDIRDLSNDRIDELLNQLQREIATIAAQTGTEIDSQIRLRNEPAPAQEHIQQAIVQVCETLGLGYHHLPSRASHDAQEMAAFTDMGMIFVPSQAGISHSATEYTTPEQCVQGTTVLLHTLLALDQYYAGGR, from the coding sequence ATGTCTAGCCGCCTGATTTCTTTCCCTGTGATTAACCGCGATCGCCTCATCCATAGCATTGAGGAATTAGCCCAGATTGGTCAAATTGGTAGTGGGGGGGTGCGACGACTGGCCTTCAGTGCCGAAGATATTTGCGCCCGCAACCTGGTCCAGCACTGGATGACGGAGGCGGGGATGATAGTCCGCGTTGATGCGGCAGGGAATATTATCGGTCGCTCTTCGGGCCTTTTACCTGAAGCTCCAGCTTTGGCGACGGGCTCTCATATTGATACGGTCCCTACCGGTGGACGGTACGATGGGGCTTTGGGTGTGCTGGCCGGGTTGGAGGTGGCGCGAGTGCTGCAGGAGCAGAATCTGCGGCTGAACCATCCCTTTGAGGTGATTGTCTTCTCCGATGAGGAGAGCAGCATGATTGGGAGCAAGGCGATTTCCGGCAGAACCGTGGCTGACCCTACCGGTTATGTCACCCTGGAGGGTATCAATATTCAGAGTTGCCTGGAGCAGGTGGGGGGCTCCTGGGGGGATTTGCATCTGGCCCAGCGCCATCGCCAGGATATGGTCGCCTTCCTCGAATTGCATGTGGAACAGGGGCCGATGCTGGAATCCCTGGGGCAAGAGATTGGGGTCGTGACCGGGATTGTCGGCCAGCGGCGCTACCTGATCACGGTCAGGGGCCGGGCCAGCCATGCCGGTTCAACGCCCATGTCCATGCGGCAGGATGCCATGGTTGCTGCCGCCCAGATCGTGCTGGCTGTGAACCGACTGGCCAATGCCCATGGGGAGCAGGTTGCTACTGTGGGGCAATTGCAGGTTTTCCCCAATGCGGCTAATGTTATTCCCGGTCGGGTGGAGATGAGCCTGGATATCCGGGATCTGTCCAATGACCGGATTGATGAGCTGCTCAACCAGTTGCAACGGGAGATAGCCACGATCGCGGCCCAGACTGGTACAGAGATCGATTCCCAGATCCGATTGCGGAATGAACCAGCTCCAGCCCAGGAGCACATTCAGCAGGCGATCGTCCAGGTCTGCGAGACCCTGGGGTTGGGTTATCACCATCTCCCCAGTCGAGCCAGTCATGATGCCCAGGAGATGGCCGCCTTCACCGACATGGGCATGATCTTTGTTCCCAGTCAGGCGGGGATTAGCCATTCCGCTACCGAATATACGACCCCGGAACAGTGCGTCCAGGGCACAACCGTATTGCTGCATACCCTGCTGGCCCTGGACCAATACTATGCTGGCGGTCGATGA
- a CDS encoding gamma-glutamylcyclotransferase, giving the protein MTVKRIFICGSALQGQPDHGNLQSATFIKPAHTRPLYRLHAAGEGWHPAIYEVAQGGISIPGEVYELTPEQYDYLLANEPPHMYPGDVVLEEGDTLTAMLYPQELVEQYHWPDISHYGGWAAYKAATAPSQ; this is encoded by the coding sequence GTGACCGTCAAGCGTATTTTTATCTGTGGTTCGGCCTTACAGGGCCAGCCTGACCACGGCAATCTTCAATCAGCCACATTCATTAAACCAGCGCACACCCGCCCGCTATACCGGTTACATGCTGCCGGAGAGGGCTGGCACCCAGCTATTTATGAGGTGGCGCAAGGCGGCATCAGCATTCCGGGCGAGGTGTATGAGCTGACCCCAGAACAGTATGACTATCTCCTGGCCAACGAACCTCCTCACATGTATCCGGGAGATGTGGTGCTGGAAGAAGGAGACACGCTCACCGCCATGCTCTATCCCCAGGAACTGGTAGAACAATACCACTGGCCTGACATTTCCCATTATGGGGGCTGGGCAGCCTACAAAGCTGCTACCGCACCCAGCCAATGA
- a CDS encoding PAS domain S-box protein: MDPIKILLVGEDADGPGGSEHQIQEAGYSYEITIATSLAAAQLILTRQNFDIAILDHRWEWPTLEVWPDLQARQIPVILAVQPGQDDIALQFLQQGIQDYLIKDSDRKDYRLLPLKIYPVLRAWQTQQALEKAQRELQQYQQAALVPQPSQELHRRILDQISDAVFVTDDRGKFTFISPAVADLFGYSTEDVAQMGTIDLLIGMALFDRTQLIAEGEIKNLERDILDKFGKPHTLLISVKRVCINGGTVLYTCRDITERRQTEIALSAHEACLQTIVFTSTTGLVVVDLDGQILLANPAAEKMLGKTSENLVGQPFGIPAIRDGQIQEVGLLQPNHRCRFAEMQTAEIEWEKQSAYLISMADITARKQAEEKLYHLNQELERRVIDRTIELEQANIQLHREMDERTRIDQELQHINQFLTLVMDNVPQRIFWKDRNLVLLGCNRTFALDVGLSPEEIVGKSSAALSMTPEEVDRYHTCDLQVMESGEPQLHQIETLHRSDGSYIWIETNKIPLRNAEGSIIGLLGTYEDITIRREAESALQESEARYRRIVETAGEGIWILDAADQTIFVNEKMAQMLGVLPEDLLGHNLSNFMDQESQQLAEAHLDQRHQGLKEQYDFKFRRRDGSDLWTIIEATPILDESGHYAGTLKMVMDISDRKQMEDTLQQQLEKEQLLISTVQRIRDSLNLDAILRTTVEEVQQLIQADRVLVYQLFEDGTGKAVAESGVAPWQQVLNISFPAEAFPPSCYQRYVQGETYIINDRDQDPVLDCMTQFMQDFDIQAKLVVPIVQQENEQLWGLLIAHHCSQARQWQEWEVNLLQQLASQLAVGIKQSELYYQLQAELGERKQVEANLQAANDQLQIMNRELARATRLKDEFLANMSHELRTPLNAILGLSEGLLDELFGPLNEKQKKFMATVERSGRHLLDLINDILDLAKIEAGKLELDKEIFSVRGLCDACMPFVKQQALKKDIQLNLEIPATLTPIEADERRMKQVLINLLTNAVKFTPQGGRVTLRVRQTVPPPSSVLSTLSVLIFEVEDSGIGIAPEDMDKLFQSFSQIDSGLSRSQEGTGLGLALVKRIIELHGGKIEVASEVEKGSRFTVSLPYLPPEGNWQPAPESQLETTQGAETLVFFDQQAQGPLVLLAEDNEANVATIVPYLEAIGCRILLAANGVEAIEKTKAHRPELILMDIHMPQLDGLEAIRRIRADSEIAHTPIIALTALAMAGDREKCIAAGANEYITKPIQLKQLVMAMAVFLQV, encoded by the coding sequence ATGGACCCGATCAAAATTCTGCTGGTTGGAGAAGATGCAGATGGCCCAGGAGGATCTGAGCACCAAATTCAGGAAGCTGGTTATTCCTACGAAATCACGATCGCAACTTCTCTGGCTGCGGCTCAACTCATCCTCACCCGCCAGAATTTTGACATTGCCATTCTCGATCATCGCTGGGAGTGGCCTACACTAGAGGTCTGGCCTGATCTTCAGGCTCGGCAGATTCCAGTCATTCTGGCGGTTCAACCGGGCCAGGACGACATCGCCCTGCAGTTCTTACAGCAAGGCATCCAGGATTATCTGATCAAAGACAGCGATCGCAAGGATTACCGACTCCTACCCCTGAAAATTTACCCGGTTCTCAGAGCCTGGCAGACCCAGCAAGCGCTGGAAAAGGCCCAACGGGAGTTGCAGCAATATCAGCAGGCGGCTCTGGTCCCTCAGCCATCCCAGGAACTGCATCGCAGGATCCTCGACCAAATTTCTGATGCGGTATTTGTCACGGACGATAGGGGCAAGTTTACCTTTATCTCTCCAGCAGTGGCTGACCTGTTCGGGTATTCCACTGAGGATGTTGCCCAGATGGGCACGATCGACCTTTTGATTGGCATGGCTCTGTTCGATCGAACCCAATTGATCGCAGAGGGTGAGATTAAAAACCTGGAACGGGACATCCTCGACAAGTTTGGCAAACCGCATACCCTCCTAATTAGTGTGAAACGGGTCTGCATTAACGGGGGGACTGTCCTCTATACCTGCCGGGACATCACGGAACGCAGGCAGACAGAAATTGCTCTGAGTGCGCATGAGGCGTGTTTACAAACGATCGTGTTCACCAGTACGACCGGTCTGGTCGTCGTGGATCTGGATGGGCAAATCCTGCTGGCTAACCCTGCAGCGGAGAAAATGCTGGGCAAGACCTCGGAAAACCTTGTCGGTCAACCTTTTGGGATACCCGCCATTCGAGATGGGCAGATTCAGGAAGTCGGCCTGCTGCAGCCCAATCATCGGTGTCGCTTTGCCGAAATGCAGACCGCTGAAATCGAATGGGAAAAGCAATCAGCTTATTTGATCTCCATGGCCGATATTACGGCCCGCAAGCAAGCGGAGGAAAAGCTCTATCACCTGAATCAGGAGCTAGAGCGTCGGGTGATCGATCGAACGATCGAGTTAGAACAGGCCAATATTCAGCTACACCGGGAGATGGATGAACGCACCCGGATCGATCAGGAACTCCAACATATAAACCAGTTCCTTACCCTGGTGATGGACAATGTGCCGCAACGGATTTTCTGGAAAGATAGAAATTTGGTCCTGTTGGGATGCAATCGCACCTTTGCCCTGGATGTTGGGCTATCCCCAGAAGAAATTGTGGGTAAGAGTTCTGCTGCCCTCTCCATGACCCCGGAAGAGGTCGATCGGTATCACACCTGCGATCTCCAGGTGATGGAGTCGGGCGAGCCTCAGTTGCACCAGATTGAAACTCTGCATCGATCGGATGGATCCTACATTTGGATTGAGACCAATAAAATCCCGCTCCGGAATGCTGAAGGCAGCATTATCGGTCTACTGGGAACTTATGAAGACATCACCATCCGCCGAGAAGCGGAATCGGCTTTGCAGGAGAGTGAAGCCCGCTATCGTCGGATTGTAGAAACAGCCGGTGAGGGAATTTGGATTTTGGATGCAGCAGACCAGACTATCTTTGTGAATGAGAAAATGGCCCAAATGCTGGGCGTGTTGCCGGAAGATTTACTGGGACATAACCTGTCCAATTTTATGGATCAGGAGAGCCAACAACTGGCTGAGGCCCATCTGGACCAGCGCCATCAGGGGCTGAAAGAACAATACGATTTCAAATTCAGGCGGCGGGATGGCTCAGACCTGTGGACCATCATTGAGGCCACACCGATCCTGGATGAATCGGGTCACTATGCCGGAACCTTGAAAATGGTGATGGATATTAGCGATCGCAAACAGATGGAAGACACGCTACAGCAGCAGCTCGAAAAAGAACAATTGCTGATTTCCACAGTCCAACGGATTCGAGATTCGCTGAACCTGGATGCCATCTTGCGTACAACCGTTGAAGAAGTCCAACAATTGATTCAGGCCGATCGGGTGCTGGTCTATCAGTTATTCGAGGATGGGACGGGAAAAGCCGTGGCAGAATCAGGAGTGGCTCCCTGGCAGCAAGTGCTGAATATCAGCTTTCCGGCAGAAGCCTTCCCCCCATCCTGCTACCAGCGTTATGTCCAGGGCGAGACCTATATTATTAACGATCGCGATCAAGATCCCGTGCTGGATTGTATGACCCAGTTCATGCAGGACTTTGACATTCAGGCCAAACTGGTGGTGCCGATCGTCCAGCAGGAAAATGAACAACTCTGGGGCCTGTTAATTGCCCACCATTGTTCCCAGGCCCGTCAATGGCAGGAATGGGAAGTCAACCTGTTGCAACAGTTGGCCAGTCAGCTCGCGGTGGGGATTAAGCAATCAGAATTGTACTATCAGTTGCAGGCGGAACTGGGTGAGCGGAAGCAGGTGGAAGCCAATCTGCAGGCAGCAAATGACCAGCTCCAGATCATGAATAGGGAATTGGCCCGAGCCACTCGCCTGAAGGATGAGTTTCTGGCCAACATGAGCCACGAACTCCGCACACCTCTCAATGCCATTTTGGGATTATCGGAGGGGTTACTGGATGAGTTGTTCGGTCCCTTGAATGAGAAGCAGAAAAAATTCATGGCCACAGTGGAGCGCAGCGGTCGGCACCTGCTGGATCTGATCAACGATATTTTGGACCTGGCCAAGATTGAAGCAGGCAAACTGGAACTGGATAAGGAGATCTTCTCAGTCCGTGGCCTTTGCGATGCCTGTATGCCCTTTGTGAAACAACAGGCACTGAAAAAAGACATTCAACTCAATCTAGAAATTCCAGCAACCCTGACGCCGATCGAAGCAGACGAACGCCGCATGAAACAGGTTCTGATCAACTTGCTGACGAATGCTGTAAAGTTCACGCCTCAAGGGGGAAGGGTAACGCTGCGAGTCAGGCAGACGGTTCCTCCCCCTTCCTCCGTACTCTCCACTCTCTCTGTCTTGATCTTTGAGGTAGAAGACAGTGGCATCGGCATCGCCCCAGAAGATATGGACAAACTGTTTCAGTCTTTCTCACAGATCGATAGCGGTCTGTCCCGATCGCAGGAGGGAACAGGTCTGGGTCTGGCACTAGTCAAACGGATTATTGAGTTACACGGGGGCAAGATTGAGGTTGCCAGTGAAGTGGAGAAGGGTAGCCGCTTCACCGTCAGTTTGCCCTACCTCCCACCGGAGGGAAATTGGCAGCCAGCCCCGGAGTCTCAACTAGAAACTACGCAGGGAGCAGAGACGCTGGTTTTCTTTGATCAGCAGGCTCAGGGGCCTCTGGTGCTTTTAGCAGAAGATAATGAGGCGAATGTGGCGACGATCGTCCCCTACCTGGAAGCCATTGGCTGTCGCATTCTCCTGGCCGCCAATGGCGTGGAAGCGATCGAGAAAACGAAAGCCCATCGCCCAGAGTTAATTCTGATGGATATCCACATGCCTCAACTGGATGGGCTGGAGGCGATCCGTCGGATTCGGGCGGACAGTGAGATTGCCCACACCCCCATCATTGCCCTGACAGCCTTGGCCATGGCGGGCGATCGGGAAAAATGTATCGCCGCCGGGGCAAATGAATATATCACCAAACCCATTCAACTCAAACAATTGGTTATGGCCATGGCGGTTTTTTTGCAGGTTTAA
- the uraD gene encoding 2-oxo-4-hydroxy-4-carboxy-5-ureidoimidazoline decarboxylase, with the protein MPYAIGDLNAMTEEEFVAALGAIFEETPEIARRTWHQRPFTDRTDLHQKMITVVAGLAQAEQLALIRAHPDLGSRVKMAEASVQEQAGLGLDQLTSEEYDRFQMLNQAYRDKFAFPFIIAVRNNTRATILEAFTRRLQNNPTAEMAQALTEIGEIARFRLFDQVV; encoded by the coding sequence ATGCCTTATGCCATTGGCGACCTCAATGCGATGACCGAGGAGGAATTTGTCGCAGCCCTGGGGGCTATTTTTGAGGAGACGCCTGAAATTGCCCGTCGGACCTGGCATCAGCGACCTTTTACCGATCGGACTGACCTGCACCAGAAAATGATAACGGTGGTCGCTGGTCTGGCCCAGGCAGAGCAATTAGCCCTGATTCGAGCCCATCCCGATCTGGGTAGTCGGGTCAAGATGGCGGAGGCATCGGTGCAGGAGCAGGCCGGGTTAGGATTGGACCAACTGACATCGGAGGAGTACGATCGCTTCCAAATGCTAAATCAGGCTTATCGGGATAAATTTGCCTTTCCCTTCATCATCGCCGTCCGCAACAACACCAGAGCCACCATTCTGGAGGCATTTACCCGCCGCCTGCAGAACAATCCAACGGCAGAAATGGCCCAGGCCTTGACTGAAATTGGTGAAATCGCCCGATTTCGGTTATTCGACCAGGTGGTTTAA
- a CDS encoding TMEM175 family protein, translating to MQFMKRPEPQEGELTTDRIEAFSDGVFAIAITLLILEIRLPHSEASHESLAASLWALWPSYFAYIFSFVMIGIYWVNHHYIFKIYRKTDHGFNLLNVFFLMCISFLPFPTAVLGSHLLDVDEQRTVVAFYVFGLFLPAFSWFLTWIYACFNYRLIDLRLSPKFVRYLTRKYGLSTVIYTFALILALIQPVLGLAIAVGLTFLYLLPSKKPVYVELQED from the coding sequence ATGCAGTTTATGAAACGACCCGAACCCCAGGAAGGGGAGTTAACCACCGATCGGATTGAAGCCTTCAGTGATGGGGTGTTTGCGATCGCCATCACCTTGCTGATCCTGGAAATTCGCCTGCCCCATTCGGAAGCTTCCCATGAAAGCCTTGCTGCGAGCTTGTGGGCACTCTGGCCCTCCTATTTTGCTTATATCTTTAGCTTTGTGATGATTGGGATCTACTGGGTCAATCACCATTACATCTTCAAGATTTACCGGAAGACCGATCACGGGTTTAACTTATTGAACGTGTTCTTCCTCATGTGCATTTCGTTTTTGCCCTTTCCAACGGCTGTGCTGGGCAGCCATTTGCTGGATGTAGACGAACAACGAACCGTTGTTGCCTTTTATGTGTTCGGGTTGTTTTTACCTGCTTTCTCCTGGTTTTTAACCTGGATCTATGCCTGCTTTAACTATCGGCTGATTGATCTACGTTTGAGCCCCAAGTTTGTCCGGTATCTGACCCGGAAATATGGACTTTCCACCGTCATCTATACCTTTGCCCTGATTCTTGCTCTAATTCAACCGGTGCTGGGGCTGGCGATCGCCGTTGGGCTAACGTTTCTATATCTGCTGCCGTCCAAGAAACCGGTGTATGTTGAACTCCAGGAAGATTGA
- a CDS encoding PAS domain-containing protein: MPEIFQTLFDHHFIPHGHCYLWQPELVGLHLIGDILIAISYYSIPLALLYFVGKRGDIPFNRIFLLFSAFIVACGTTHLLSVWTLWYPIYWLSGVVKATTAGISLYTAIVLVFLLPKALTLPSLAATNQKLEAEIAERRRTESALAESEAKSRAILAAIPDLMFRVNGNGVYLGYVSSNQMIDLVPSSAHSVGKRMADILPPEIAQRQLNCIHQALSTGELQTYEQQVQIGDRLQDEEVRVIKSGEDEVLFIIRDVSKQQAAMRARDQAERALQQLNQELEARVEQRTAALWESEERWHLALQGSNDGIWDWNLKTNQMFFSSRWKTMRGFTEDDIGPDPEEWSSRIHPDDRDRVMQAVADHFAHQTPFYQEEYRVQRKDGTYIWVLDRGQALWDEAGKPVRMAGSESDITDRKQAEAQLRQNAAHLAAAQRIANLGSWEFDLKTQEVIWSAEVFRIFGRDPELGSPTYEEVNRSIHPDDRSYHQQVVQQAIVTPQSYELEFRAVRPDGSLRHLQARGEPILNPEGQLIRLVGTILDITDRKQAEEQLRQTNEQLALSNLDLARATRLKDEFLATMSHELRTPLNAVLGMSEGLQDGVFGPLNPRQLQAITIIEQSGQHLLDLINDILDLSKIEAGKLDLDLNDVSVQILCDTSLTFVQPMATKKRIHLSLHCPPHPGYIQADDRRLRQVLINLLSNAIKFTPEGGAVTLEVTRVSQQRDANNPDPLEPESPDYLCFSITDTGIGIAPENMYKLFQPFSQIDSSLNRQYSGTGLGLALVRRITELHQGDVTVRSKLGQGSCFTVQIPARVYPMAATISPSTPGQPRSPATIDLPDEPTIPMVTPVAPMPLILLAEDNPTNVQTLTQYLKALGYPLVLARDGQEAIALARLHHPNLILMDIQMPKMDGLKAIRRIRAELDQAQVPIIALTALAMPGDRERCLAAGANEYLTKPVKLKQLIALMQQLLGRRT; the protein is encoded by the coding sequence ATGCCGGAAATTTTTCAAACTCTCTTTGATCATCATTTTATTCCCCATGGCCATTGCTATCTTTGGCAACCGGAACTGGTAGGACTCCATCTCATTGGCGATATCCTGATTGCTATCTCGTATTATTCCATTCCCCTGGCCCTCCTCTACTTTGTGGGCAAGCGTGGGGATATTCCGTTTAATCGGATTTTCTTGCTATTTAGTGCTTTCATTGTCGCCTGTGGAACCACGCACCTGTTATCGGTCTGGACGCTGTGGTATCCGATTTATTGGCTATCCGGGGTGGTTAAAGCGACCACGGCGGGCATTTCCCTCTATACGGCGATCGTCCTGGTGTTCCTGCTCCCCAAAGCCCTGACCCTGCCCAGTCTGGCCGCCACCAATCAGAAACTGGAAGCTGAAATTGCAGAGCGCCGGAGGACAGAATCCGCCCTGGCTGAAAGTGAAGCCAAAAGCCGAGCGATCCTGGCTGCCATTCCAGATTTAATGTTCCGAGTTAATGGCAATGGGGTTTATCTGGGATACGTAAGTAGCAACCAGATGATTGACCTGGTTCCCTCCAGTGCTCATTCGGTGGGGAAACGGATGGCTGATATCCTGCCGCCTGAGATTGCCCAGCGGCAGCTCAATTGCATTCACCAGGCCCTTAGCACAGGGGAACTACAAACCTATGAACAACAGGTCCAGATCGGGGACAGGTTACAGGATGAAGAAGTCAGGGTGATCAAAAGTGGGGAGGACGAGGTCCTCTTTATCATCCGGGATGTGAGTAAACAGCAGGCTGCGATGCGAGCGCGGGACCAGGCAGAAAGAGCCCTGCAACAGCTCAATCAGGAGCTTGAGGCCAGGGTTGAACAACGGACGGCAGCACTCTGGGAAAGTGAGGAGCGCTGGCATCTAGCCCTACAGGGCAGCAATGATGGCATCTGGGACTGGAACCTGAAAACCAATCAGATGTTCTTCTCCAGCCGATGGAAGACCATGCGGGGCTTTACAGAGGATGACATTGGCCCCGATCCTGAAGAATGGTCAAGCCGAATCCATCCGGACGATCGGGATCGGGTCATGCAAGCTGTGGCTGATCATTTTGCTCATCAAACCCCTTTTTACCAGGAGGAGTACCGAGTCCAGCGCAAAGATGGCACCTACATCTGGGTGCTCGATCGGGGACAGGCCCTCTGGGATGAAGCGGGCAAACCCGTTCGCATGGCAGGGTCGGAAAGTGATATCACCGATCGCAAACAGGCGGAAGCCCAACTCCGTCAGAATGCGGCTCACCTGGCTGCAGCCCAACGAATTGCCAATCTAGGAAGCTGGGAATTTGACCTGAAGACCCAAGAAGTGATCTGGTCGGCAGAGGTCTTTCGCATCTTTGGCCGCGATCCGGAGTTGGGTTCACCAACCTACGAGGAAGTCAACCGGAGCATTCATCCCGACGATCGCAGCTACCATCAGCAGGTGGTCCAGCAGGCCATTGTCACCCCACAATCCTATGAACTTGAGTTTCGGGCAGTCCGCCCCGATGGAAGCTTGCGCCATCTCCAGGCCAGGGGGGAGCCTATTTTGAATCCTGAAGGCCAGCTCATCCGATTGGTAGGCACCATCCTGGATATTACCGATCGCAAACAGGCGGAGGAGCAACTTCGCCAGACCAATGAACAACTGGCCCTGAGCAACCTCGATCTGGCCCGAGCGACTCGCCTCAAAGACGAATTTCTAGCTACCATGAGTCACGAACTACGGACACCGCTCAATGCGGTTTTGGGCATGTCAGAGGGGCTGCAGGACGGGGTATTTGGCCCCTTAAACCCGCGTCAGTTGCAGGCCATCACGATCATCGAACAGAGTGGTCAGCATTTGCTGGACCTGATTAACGACATCCTGGATTTATCCAAGATCGAGGCTGGTAAGTTGGATCTGGATCTCAACGATGTTTCAGTGCAAATCCTGTGTGATACCAGCCTTACCTTTGTCCAACCGATGGCCACCAAGAAAAGGATTCACCTCAGCCTCCATTGTCCTCCCCACCCCGGCTATATTCAGGCCGACGATCGTCGTCTGCGACAAGTCCTGATCAATTTACTCAGCAATGCTATCAAGTTCACGCCAGAGGGAGGTGCTGTCACATTGGAAGTAACGAGGGTAAGCCAGCAGAGGGACGCCAACAATCCCGACCCTCTAGAGCCTGAATCCCCAGATTACCTCTGTTTCTCCATTACCGATACGGGAATTGGAATTGCTCCAGAAAACATGTATAAACTCTTTCAGCCCTTTTCGCAGATTGATAGCAGCCTCAACCGCCAGTACAGTGGGACGGGGCTGGGATTGGCATTAGTGCGGCGGATTACAGAACTGCATCAGGGTGATGTGACTGTCAGAAGTAAGCTGGGTCAGGGCAGTTGCTTTACAGTGCAGATTCCTGCGCGGGTTTACCCCATGGCCGCAACGATTTCTCCCTCTACACCCGGACAACCCCGATCCCCGGCCACGATCGACCTGCCGGATGAACCCACCATCCCCATGGTGACACCGGTTGCGCCCATGCCACTGATTCTGCTAGCCGAAGACAATCCGACCAATGTCCAGACCCTCACCCAGTATCTCAAAGCCCTGGGCTATCCCCTGGTACTGGCCCGCGATGGCCAGGAAGCCATTGCTCTAGCCAGACTCCACCATCCCAACCTGATTTTGATGGATATTCAAATGCCCAAAATGGACGGCCTGAAAGCAATTCGCCGCATCCGAGCCGAACTTGACCAAGCCCAGGTTCCGATCATTGCCCTGACAGCCCTGGCCATGCCCGGCGATCGGGAACGATGTCTGGCAGCAGGGGCCAACGAGTACTTAACAAAGCCCGTCAAGCTCAAGCAACTAATTGCCCTGATGCAACAACTACTAGGCAGAAGAACCTGA
- the dapB gene encoding 4-hydroxy-tetrahydrodipicolinate reductase, translating to MASQSPIPVLVNGAAGKMGREVVKAVSQAQDMTLIGAVDRNPDYFGQDAGELAGCGTLEVPITNDFEPMLALTSQERQPGVMVDFTHPDGVYDNIRSAIAYGVRPVVGTTGLSPQQIQDLAEFADKASTGCLLVPNFSIGMVLLQQAAIQASQYFDHVEIIELHHNQKADAPSGTAIQTAQMLAELGKPFNPPGVTETEKLAGARGCQAEEGIRIHSIRLPGLIAHQEVIFGAPGQVYTLRHDTSDRACYMPGVLLAIRKVGQLKSLVYGLEKILA from the coding sequence ATGGCAAGCCAATCTCCGATCCCTGTTCTCGTTAATGGTGCGGCTGGCAAAATGGGCCGCGAGGTGGTTAAGGCCGTCAGCCAGGCTCAGGATATGACCCTGATTGGTGCGGTCGATCGCAATCCTGACTATTTTGGCCAGGATGCTGGGGAATTGGCGGGCTGTGGCACCCTGGAGGTTCCGATTACCAATGATTTTGAGCCCATGCTGGCCCTAACTTCTCAGGAGCGGCAACCTGGGGTGATGGTGGACTTTACCCATCCCGATGGGGTCTATGACAATATTCGTTCGGCGATCGCCTACGGGGTGCGGCCTGTAGTGGGAACCACGGGCCTCAGTCCCCAGCAAATTCAAGACCTGGCCGAATTTGCTGACAAGGCCAGTACCGGCTGCCTGTTGGTGCCCAATTTTTCGATCGGCATGGTGCTACTGCAACAGGCGGCTATTCAGGCATCCCAGTACTTTGACCATGTGGAGATTATTGAACTCCACCACAACCAGAAAGCGGATGCTCCCAGTGGTACTGCGATCCAGACGGCCCAGATGTTGGCTGAATTGGGCAAGCCTTTCAATCCGCCAGGGGTGACCGAAACAGAGAAACTGGCTGGAGCCAGGGGCTGTCAGGCGGAGGAGGGCATCCGCATCCACAGTATTCGGTTACCGGGTCTGATTGCCCATCAGGAAGTGATTTTTGGGGCTCCCGGTCAGGTTTATACCTTGCGCCATGACACCAGCGATCGGGCCTGTTACATGCCGGGGGTTTTACTGGCGATTCGCAAGGTTGGGCAGTTAAAGTCCCTGGTGTATGGGTTGGAGAAGATTTTGGCTTAG